In Palaemon carinicauda isolate YSFRI2023 chromosome 28, ASM3689809v2, whole genome shotgun sequence, the sequence atatatatatatatatatatatatatatatatatatatatatatacacacaaaattcaCTCTCACTTCTAGAAAAACGTTGAGATCCCTAAAGATGTGGCCCTTCTCGACTTTTTTACGTGGTGGAATCATCATATGCTAGTATCAGTTTACGGCTTTGTGGACTAGTAGGTGGTAGGTCAAAAGCAATTTACAACTCACTAAAATAAAATAAGCACAGTACTAGTCAGGACATTAACTGATTCACCATCTAAAAGTGGATGGTGGGTCGGCCCCAACCCTacgccactattattattattattattattattattattattattattattattattattattaaccctagtagtagtattagtagtattgttCTTAtcgctgttattgttattaatatatttattctatttttaatttcaGGTAAGTCGCGGTTACTTCATATTCTTTGTAAAGGTTGTTCAAAAACTCAGTAAGTACAAAAGTATGATTATGTTGCTATTTGGAGGATTAATTATGAAGGCCACGCTTATGCTACTGCATAAAATAGACCTCTCACTAGATATCGTCAAGCGCGTTTTCTTGACAGCgaaatctttatagatattttgtttgtttgttcattacaTTAAAACATATATGCATGAGCgctcacacgcacagacacacacacacacatatatatatatatatatatatatgtatgtatatatatatatatatatatatatatatatatatatatatatatatatatatatatatatatatatatgatcttattCACAGTCAATAGGGTGTACCCTCCCTCATGGTTGAGGAATTAAACAGACAATAGGCTACTTAAACTTCACAgtttgaaaatttctttttatgaaatactGTTCAATAAAGGTAATATAAtatcaccactctctctctctctctctctctctctctctctctctctctctctctctctctctctctctctcgtatattgctTTTATGTGCTCTGCTACACATAACTTCAGTATAAAATGGTGTAAGTActgtatacattactgtatattgcCGTAGTAATAACATGATACTGTCCACTATGATGGTAATATTTATAAGGATGATAATAGTAAaatagtaatgaaataaaaaattaataggcAATATTCGGCGCTTGTGTCATATCAGACCAATAGGTATTATTAAAAGAGGCTTCAAAACATTCCATATAATATTACTTAATATTTGATGGTATAAAGTGCATGGTAGTAAATATTGTAATATGTAATcattgatgtagaattatttcgatactcttctcgctctctctctctctctctctctctctctctctctctctctctctctctctctctctctctcaagcatgaataattttcatttagataaaatTTGTTCAACTTCATTAGAAATTTATGTTTCTTATTTGTATTAAGTACCAAAAATTATTTCCTTTGCTTTAGAACCAGTACCTACTAGGTGTTTCTGTTGTAAAGGATTTTGGGTGGACTTCAACATTTTTATGTAATCATGTGATATCTCTAATTACAAGGAAATTGATTTTTTTAACAAGCACTAATGAGTATATCTGTAATGTTAGAGTGCCCTTTAAGTATATCAGCAGTGTTAGAGTGCTCTTTAAGTATATCTGCAGTGTTAGAGTGCTCTTTAAGTATATCTGCAGTGTTAGATTGCTCTTTAAGTATACCCGAAGTGTTAAAGTGCTCTTTAAGAATATCTGCAGTGTTAGAGTGTTCTTTAATTATATCCGTAGTGTTAGAGTGCTCTTTAAGTATATCTACAGTGTTAGAGTGCTCTAAGTATATCCGTAGTGTAAGAGTGTTATTTAAGTATGTGTGCAGTGTTAGAGTACTCTTTAAGTATATCCGCAGTGTTAGAGTGCTCTTTGAGTATATCTACAGTGTTAGAGTGCCCTTTAAGTATATCTGCAGTGTTAGATTGCTCTTTAAGTATACCTGATGTTTTAGTGTGCTCTTTAAGTATATCTGTAGTGTTGAGAGTGTTCTATAAGTATATTCGCAGTATTAGAGTGCCCTTTAAGTATATCTGCAGTGCTAGAGTGCCCTGTAAGAATATCTGCAGTGTTCAAGTACTCTTTAAGTATATCCGTAGTGATAGATGTGCTCTTCAAGTATATCCGTTGTGTTAGAGTGATCTTTAAGTATATCTGCAGTGTTAGAGTTCTCTTTAAGTATACCTGCAGTGTTAAAGTGCTCTCTTTAAGTATATCCGTAGTGTTAGAGTGCTCTGTGAGTATATCTGCAGTGGTAGAGTGCTCTATAAGTATATCCGTAGTGTTAGAGTGCTCTATAAGTATATCTGCAGTGTTAGTGTGCTCTTTAAGTATATCTGCAGTGCTAGAGCGCTCTTTAAGTATATCCGCAGTGTTAGAGTGCTCTTTAAGTATATCCGCAGTGTTAGAGTACTCTTTAAGTATATCTGTAGTGTTAGAGTGCTCTTTAAGTGTATCTGCAGTGTTAGATTGTTCTCTAAGTATATCCGTAGTGTTAGAGTGCACTATAAGTATATCCGCAATGTTAGAGTACTCTTTAAGTATATCCGTCGTGTTAGATTGCTCTTTAGGTGTATCTGAAGTGCTAGAGTGCTCTTTAAGTATATCCGTAGTGTCAGAGTGCTCTATAAGTATATTCGCAGTGTTAGAGTGCTCTTTAAGTATATCTGCAGTGTTAGAGTGCTCTTTAATCATATCTGTAGTGTTAGAATCTTTTTTTAAGTATATCAGCAGTGTTAGAGTGCTCTTTATGTATATCTGCAATGTTAGAGTGCTCTTTAAGTATATCTGGAGTGTTAGAGCGCTCTATAATTATATCCGTAGTGTTAGAGTGCTCTATAAGTATATCCAAAGTGTTAGAGTGCTCTTTAAGTATATCCGTAGTGTTAGAGTGTTCTCTAAGTATATCCGCAGTATTCGAATGCTCTTTAAGAATATCTGCATTGTTAGAGTGCTCCTCATATGTATATCCGCAGTGTTAGAGGGATCTTTAAGTATATCTGCAGTGTTAGAGTGCTCTTTAAGTATATCCGTAGTGTTAGAGGGCTCTATAAGTATATCTGCAGTGTTAGAGTGCTCTTTAAGTATATCTGAGGAGTTAGAGTGCTCTTAAGTATTTCCATAGCGTTAGTGCTTTATAAGTATATCCACAGTGTTAGTGCTCTGTAAGTATATCCGCATTGTTAGAATGTTTTTAAGTATATCTGCTGTGTTAGAATGTTTTTTATGTAGCCTATATCTCCAGTGTTAGAGTGCTCTTTAAGTATATCCGTTATGTTAGTGCTCTATAAGTATATCCGCAGTGTTAGAATGTTCTTTAAGTATATCTGCAGTGTTAGAATGTTCTTTAAGTATATCCGCAGTGTTAGTGCTCTGTAAGTATATCTGCAGTGTAAAAATGTTTTTTAAGTATATCTGCAGTGTTGGAATGTTCTTTATGTATATCTCCAGTGTTAGAGTGCTCTTTAAGTATATCTGTTATGTTAGTGCTCTATAAGTGTATCCGTAGTGTTAGAATGTTCTTTAAGTATATCCGCAGTGTTAAAATGTTTTTTAAGTATATCTGCagtgttagaatattctttatgtATATCTCCAGTATTGGAGTGCTCTTTAAGTATTTCCGTTATGTTAGTGCTCTATAAGGATATCCGCAGTGTTAGAATGTTCTTTAAGTATATCTGCAGTGTTAGAATGTTCTTTAAGTATATCTGCAGTGTTAGAATGTTCTTTATGTATATCTGCAGTGTTAGAGTGCTCTTTAAGTATATCCGTAGTGTTAGTGCTCTCTAAGTATACCCGTATTGTTAGAGTGTCCTGTAAGTAGACATACATATTGTAAAATGCACCACATTCTGAGGTTTACGTTAAGTGAATAGACTAATTGGGAAACAACAACTAACATTTGTGGTGATTATTGGAATGATTTTATATTTATGATGATCCATATCGTATCAACTAAAATAAAACGTATAAGGATTTAAAGAGACTTACACCCATAACGCAAACTTAccattgtatatattataataatgatttcaaaatttgtCAAAAATATGTGCGAATTTGATTGTTCGGAAACTTGAAGTTACGCTAATGTGACTTTGTTTAGTATTGCTTGACTTGAACTTATTAATATTTCTGGTAAAATTGAATAACTGTAATCATGACTGACTTTTTCACTAAATTTGTCTGGTAAATATAAcccaacaacctctcctctcgtcATCTCCTCTCGTCAAAAACTGTAGTGGTTAcggtttgtatgtttgtatattaatAGATACCTAAGTACATAAATTAGCTCACGTGTAGCTCAGTAGatacataattgagagagagagagagagagagagagagagagagagagagagagagagagagagagagagagagagagagagagagaattatgtgaaGACCATTCCTTGGCGTTTTCTTATTCCAGAAGACATTTCCGTCTTATTGAATGAAACCCCTAAAATTTTACTTTCCATTTGAACAATTAAACTAAGTAAACATACTTTCGCTATCATGCATAAATGGAGCTTCAACACAGcaagaaagacaaaagaaataagttATTAGCAAATGCTGTTTCCCTTCGTGATCGCAGAATGCTCTACCTGAGCGTCCTTCCCTTCTAAGCAAAGAGGTCATCAAGGGCTATAAAGCTGTGGAGTTTTAAGGCTTGTTAATGAGGTCCAGGTCTTGCCATTTTCGCACTTTGGGTGTTTATGCCTCCTCATAAAGAGTAATGTTGCTTCGCAAAATTGAATGCAGTAAATTTAATGCCGTTGCGATTTTAGTTAATAAGGGTACACTTTGATCTCTGTATGCTTGTTCGTATGTGTATCTTCGCTTAGAAAAAGCCACGAAATtatgatttcttttattttcaccttAACTTACACAAAAACCAAATTATAAAAATTCACTTCATAGTATATATGCTCGCATGAACCCTACACTGTATAAAGTCACGTATGTGATTACGTCATACAAATGCATAACCTAACCGTTCAAAGTTTAAAAGTTTTTTTCCAGCCAAAATCTGCATCTTAAATAAAGACTGTTAGGTAAAAATAAGACAATGACCATTGAATATATGAAGTAAAGGAAATTTATATCGTCTCTTCATCtatatataacttatattatttttaatactatttatTTTTAACTCCtgaagacattttgtgtaaagttcagagaGTTTTATTAAAGAATTTCTTCCATCTATTGTAatatcaattgttaagccatca encodes:
- the LOC137621706 gene encoding rhoptry surface protein CERLI2-like, which codes for MIKEHSNTADILKEHSNTANILIEHSDTTDILKEHSSTSDTPKEQSNTTDILKEYSNIADILIVHSNTTDILREQSNTADTLKEHSNTTDILKEYSNTADILKEHSNTADILKERSSTADILKEHTNTADILIEHSNTTDILIEHSTTADILTEHSNTTDILKESTLTLQVYLKRTLTLQIYLKITLTQRIYLKSTSITTDILKEYLNTADILTGHSSTADILKGHSNTANILIEHSQHYRYT